The following coding sequences are from one Arthrobacter sp. PvP023 window:
- the sdhA gene encoding succinate dehydrogenase flavoprotein subunit: MQVHKYDVVIVGAGGAGMRAAIESGQRARTAVLTKLYPTRSHTGAAQGGMCAALANVEEDNWEWHTFDTIKGGDYLVDQDAAEVMAKEAIDAVLDLEKMGLPFNRTPEGRIDQRRFGGHTRDHGKAPVRRACYAADRTGHMILQTLYQNCVKHNVEFYNEYYVLDLLTVEEDAVREDGTPYKQKRVAGVVSYDLASGELHVFQAKSVVFASGGAGKVFKTTSNAHTLTGDGMGIAFRRGIPLEDMEFFQFHPTGLAGLGILLSEAARGEGAILRNSEGERFMERYAPTIKDLAPRDIVARSMANEVREGRGCGPNKDYVLLDLTHLEPAHIDAKLPDITEFARTYLGVEPYTEPVPVFPTAHYAMGGIPTNITTEVLQDNDTVVPGLYAAGEVACVSVHGSNRLGTNSLLDINVFGKRAGIAAAEYAKTADFVDLPADPEAYTIELLDIARNGNGDEKVAVIRKELQDTMDANMQVFRTADTLNQVLRDIESFEERYKRISVQDKGKRFNLDLLEAVELGFLLELAKVMTVAALHREESRGGHFREDFPERDDEKFMKHSMAYKDDHAPADGSAEAIAGIRLATKPVVFTRYEPMVRKY; the protein is encoded by the coding sequence ATGCAGGTCCATAAGTACGACGTCGTCATCGTCGGTGCCGGTGGCGCTGGCATGCGCGCCGCGATCGAATCCGGTCAGCGCGCGCGCACAGCAGTACTGACCAAGCTCTACCCCACCCGCTCGCACACAGGTGCGGCGCAGGGTGGCATGTGTGCGGCACTGGCCAATGTCGAGGAAGACAACTGGGAGTGGCACACATTCGACACCATTAAGGGCGGCGACTACCTGGTGGACCAGGACGCGGCCGAGGTCATGGCGAAGGAAGCCATCGACGCCGTGCTGGACCTGGAAAAAATGGGTCTGCCGTTCAACCGCACGCCGGAGGGCCGGATTGACCAGCGCCGCTTCGGCGGCCACACCCGTGACCACGGCAAGGCCCCCGTCCGCCGGGCCTGCTACGCCGCTGACCGCACGGGCCACATGATCCTGCAGACGCTCTACCAAAACTGCGTCAAGCACAACGTTGAGTTCTACAACGAGTACTACGTCCTGGATCTCCTGACGGTCGAGGAAGACGCAGTCCGCGAAGACGGCACGCCCTACAAGCAGAAGCGTGTTGCCGGCGTCGTGTCCTACGACCTCGCTTCCGGCGAGCTGCACGTGTTCCAGGCCAAGTCGGTGGTTTTCGCCTCCGGCGGCGCTGGCAAGGTCTTCAAGACCACGTCCAACGCCCACACCCTGACCGGCGACGGCATGGGCATCGCGTTCCGCCGCGGCATTCCCCTGGAGGACATGGAGTTCTTCCAGTTCCACCCGACCGGCCTTGCCGGCCTGGGCATCCTGCTGTCGGAAGCCGCGCGCGGCGAAGGCGCCATCCTCCGCAACTCGGAGGGTGAGCGCTTCATGGAGCGCTACGCCCCCACCATCAAGGACCTTGCACCGCGTGACATCGTGGCCCGCTCCATGGCCAACGAGGTCCGCGAAGGCCGCGGGTGTGGACCGAACAAGGACTACGTGCTCCTCGACCTGACCCACCTGGAGCCGGCGCACATCGACGCCAAGCTGCCGGACATCACCGAGTTTGCCCGTACCTATCTCGGCGTTGAGCCCTACACGGAGCCGGTTCCGGTGTTCCCGACGGCGCACTACGCCATGGGCGGCATCCCGACGAACATCACCACCGAAGTCCTGCAGGACAACGACACCGTGGTGCCGGGCCTCTACGCGGCCGGCGAAGTGGCCTGCGTTTCGGTTCACGGCTCCAACCGCCTGGGCACGAACTCCCTGCTGGACATCAACGTGTTCGGCAAGCGCGCCGGCATCGCCGCCGCGGAGTACGCCAAGACGGCTGACTTCGTGGACCTCCCGGCCGACCCGGAGGCGTACACCATCGAACTGCTGGACATTGCCCGCAACGGCAACGGCGACGAGAAGGTGGCCGTGATCCGCAAGGAACTCCAGGACACCATGGACGCCAACATGCAGGTGTTCCGCACGGCTGACACGCTGAACCAGGTCCTCAGGGACATCGAGTCCTTCGAGGAGCGGTACAAGCGCATCAGCGTCCAGGACAAGGGCAAGCGCTTCAACCTTGACCTGCTCGAGGCCGTTGAACTGGGCTTCCTGCTCGAACTGGCCAAGGTCATGACCGTTGCAGCCCTGCACCGGGAGGAGTCCCGCGGCGGACACTTCCGCGAGGACTTCCCGGAACGTGACGACGAAAAATTCATGAAGCACTCCATGGCGTACAAGGACGACCACGCCCCGGCTGACGGCTCTGCAGAAGCAATTGCCGGCATCCGCCTGGCCACCAAACCGGTTGTCTTTACCCGCTACGAGCCGATGGTGAGGAAGTACTAA
- a CDS encoding succinate dehydrogenase iron-sulfur subunit, translating into MSAELAEPASKIELPAHIGGGGEIPTFDVTLRVRRYNPEVSEEATWDDFKVTMYGTDRVLDALHKVKWEIDGSVSFRRSCAHGVCGSDAMRINGRNRLACKTLLKDLDTTKPITVEPIKGLPVEKDLIVDMEPFFQSFREVMPFLINKGHEPTKERLQSAEDRERFDDTTKCILCAACTSSCPVFWTDGQYFGPAAIVNAHRFIFDSRDDAGDMRLEILNDKEGVWRCRTTFNCTEACPRGIQVTQAIAEVKQAILSRKI; encoded by the coding sequence ATGTCCGCCGAACTTGCTGAGCCAGCCTCAAAGATCGAACTGCCCGCGCACATCGGAGGCGGCGGAGAGATCCCGACGTTCGACGTCACCCTGCGCGTGCGCCGTTACAACCCTGAGGTTTCCGAGGAAGCCACCTGGGACGACTTCAAGGTCACCATGTACGGCACCGACCGTGTGCTGGACGCCCTGCACAAGGTCAAGTGGGAAATTGACGGCAGCGTCTCCTTCCGCCGTTCCTGCGCCCACGGCGTCTGCGGTTCCGATGCCATGCGCATCAACGGCCGCAACCGCCTCGCGTGCAAGACCCTGCTGAAGGACCTGGACACGACCAAGCCCATCACCGTGGAACCCATCAAGGGCCTGCCGGTGGAGAAGGACCTGATCGTGGACATGGAGCCGTTCTTCCAGTCCTTCCGCGAAGTCATGCCGTTCCTTATCAACAAGGGCCACGAGCCCACCAAGGAACGCCTGCAGTCCGCCGAGGACCGTGAGCGCTTCGACGACACCACCAAGTGCATCCTGTGCGCCGCGTGCACGTCCTCCTGCCCGGTCTTCTGGACCGACGGCCAGTACTTCGGCCCGGCAGCGATCGTCAACGCCCACCGCTTCATCTTCGATTCCCGTGATGACGCCGGCGACATGCGCCTGGAGATCCTCAACGACAAGGAAGGCGTGTGGCGCTGCCGCACCACCTTCAACTGCACCGAAGCATGCCCCCGCGGCATCCAGGTCACGCAGGCCATTGCAGAGGTCAAGCAGGCAATCCTCTCCCGCAAGATCTAG
- a CDS encoding S9 family peptidase, with the protein MSRSEKVSFEGSTGELLSGIIDMPEGPVKGWGVFSHGFTLGKDSPSASRMCKALADNGVGMLRFDNLGLGDSAGYWSEGSFSHKVADTVKAAEFMRAEGRPVSLLVGHSFGGAAVLAAAKEIPGLDAVATVGAPFSPKHVAHVFDAALDRILSEGSAEVDLGGKRVEIRRHFVEDLENADLTDCIKRLGKPLMVLHSPTDNTVGIENASTIFQTARHPRSFVSLEGSDHLLTGKGQAARAAKIISAWADQYLDANR; encoded by the coding sequence ATGTCCCGCTCCGAAAAAGTCAGCTTCGAAGGATCCACCGGCGAATTGCTCTCCGGCATCATTGACATGCCGGAAGGCCCGGTGAAGGGCTGGGGTGTGTTCTCGCACGGCTTCACGCTGGGCAAGGACAGCCCGTCGGCGTCCAGGATGTGCAAGGCGCTGGCCGACAACGGGGTGGGGATGCTCCGCTTCGACAACCTGGGGCTGGGCGATTCCGCCGGGTACTGGTCCGAAGGTTCCTTCAGCCACAAGGTAGCGGACACCGTCAAGGCCGCGGAGTTCATGCGCGCCGAAGGAAGGCCGGTCTCGCTGCTGGTGGGGCATTCGTTCGGCGGAGCCGCCGTCCTGGCGGCGGCAAAGGAAATTCCCGGACTTGACGCCGTGGCCACCGTGGGAGCCCCGTTCTCGCCCAAGCACGTGGCCCATGTGTTTGATGCGGCGCTGGACCGGATCCTCAGCGAAGGCAGCGCGGAGGTGGACCTGGGCGGCAAGCGTGTGGAGATCCGCCGGCACTTCGTGGAGGACCTGGAGAATGCGGACCTGACCGACTGCATCAAGCGGCTCGGGAAGCCCCTGATGGTCCTGCACTCCCCCACGGACAACACCGTCGGGATCGAGAATGCCAGCACCATCTTCCAGACGGCGCGGCACCCGCGCAGCTTCGTGTCGCTGGAAGGCAGCGACCACCTGCTGACCGGCAAGGGCCAGGCCGCCCGGGCCGCGAAGATCATTTCCGCGTGGGCCGACCAGTACCTCGACGCCAACCGCTAG
- a CDS encoding ABC transporter substrate-binding protein, translating into MARKSIRTFRKAIAVASVLSLLGLTACSSPSATQPEDGNVEIRFSWWGNAGRAELTNKAIKEFEAANPTIKVKPEYGDISGYFDKLATQMAANDAPDVITMGGAYPAEYANRGALLDLSKVGRSLDLSKTDQGALENGQVQGKQYGVSTGANALAIVVNPGVFQAAGVALPDDSTWTWDDFATLASDVTAKSPKGTYGTATVLTHDSLDAFARQRGESLYTQDGQLGLSKETVQDYFDYSVKLSESGAAPTASETVEKLNVSTEQTLMGMGKAGMMLTWSNSLSALSKASGAELKLLKLPGESPTPGIWLQSSQFYTISARSKHTDAAAKLVNFLVNDASAARIIQSDRGVPSNSGMRTAIQDMLTPQGKIEAAYIDQIGKMDFAPTFIGPTGSTAVAEITARINTDVLFKRLSPEKAAEQWISESKAAIGK; encoded by the coding sequence ATGGCGCGTAAATCTATCCGAACCTTTCGTAAGGCAATTGCCGTGGCTTCCGTGCTGAGCCTGCTCGGCCTCACTGCTTGTTCCAGTCCGTCGGCCACCCAGCCCGAGGACGGCAATGTTGAAATACGCTTCTCCTGGTGGGGCAACGCCGGCCGCGCCGAGCTGACCAACAAGGCCATCAAGGAGTTCGAAGCCGCCAACCCCACCATCAAGGTGAAACCTGAGTACGGGGACATCAGCGGCTACTTCGACAAACTGGCCACGCAGATGGCCGCCAACGATGCACCGGACGTGATCACCATGGGCGGCGCCTATCCGGCCGAGTACGCCAACCGCGGCGCACTGCTGGACCTCTCCAAGGTCGGCCGCTCCCTGGACCTCTCCAAGACGGACCAGGGGGCCCTGGAAAACGGCCAGGTGCAGGGCAAGCAGTACGGGGTCTCAACCGGCGCCAATGCGCTGGCGATCGTCGTGAACCCGGGTGTCTTCCAGGCCGCCGGCGTTGCGCTTCCGGATGACAGCACGTGGACCTGGGATGATTTTGCCACGCTGGCTTCCGACGTGACAGCCAAAAGCCCCAAGGGCACCTACGGGACGGCAACGGTCCTCACCCATGATTCGCTGGACGCCTTTGCCCGCCAGCGCGGCGAGTCGCTTTATACCCAGGACGGACAACTCGGCCTCAGCAAGGAGACGGTGCAGGATTACTTTGACTACTCCGTGAAGCTGAGTGAGTCGGGGGCTGCGCCGACCGCTTCGGAGACGGTGGAGAAGCTCAACGTCAGCACCGAACAGACATTGATGGGCATGGGCAAGGCCGGCATGATGCTGACGTGGAGCAACTCCCTCTCCGCACTCAGCAAGGCCTCGGGCGCGGAATTGAAGCTCCTTAAGCTCCCCGGTGAAAGCCCGACCCCAGGCATCTGGCTGCAGTCTTCACAGTTCTACACGATCTCGGCTCGCAGCAAGCACACCGATGCCGCCGCAAAGCTGGTGAACTTCCTGGTAAACGATGCGTCCGCCGCCAGGATTATCCAAAGCGACCGCGGCGTGCCCAGCAACTCCGGCATGCGCACTGCCATCCAGGACATGCTGACACCGCAGGGCAAGATCGAGGCCGCCTACATCGACCAGATCGGCAAGATGGACTTTGCGCCTACCTTCATTGGTCCCACCGGTTCAACAGCCGTCGCTGAGATCACGGCCCGCATCAACACCGATGTCCTGTTCAAGCGGCTCTCGCCGGAAAAGGCTGCGGAGCAGTGGATCAGCGAAAGCAAGGCGGCCATCGGCAAGTAG